In a genomic window of Octopus sinensis linkage group LG16, ASM634580v1, whole genome shotgun sequence:
- the LOC115220602 gene encoding acetylcholine receptor subunit beta-type unc-29-like, translating to MNDNFGNLKINVSLDIREIIELDISKGVLTSNLVFGAKWYDINLAWNKTLKGNISRVTIKASAIWHPIIQICNSVTGKSKFDEDKKVTVRHDGIVFLYTEKIFHTYCKINMEKYPFDAHMCHLEICMEEKTRSEAVISSCTYDLGPQNEFHEWEFLFSNSTESKFTATAVIRAKRKITLVTVTKVIPVIMLTILILAVYLLPAESGEKVSYAVTLFLSNIVLLSEASQLMSNNSRTFSIYLVYLLFLTTISGFSCFASIISTNKVKITKISPEPSTSQRKTCIRESPDEENTQGKFADVFKRMIRGGKKYIFFSVTIMSLLLIIIFGLLM from the coding sequence ATGAACGACAATTTTGGCAACTTAAAGATAAATGTGTCCCTGGACATAAGGGAGATTATTGAATTAGATATTTCAAAAGGTGTACTAACAAGTAATCTTGTTTTTGGAGCAAAATGGTACGATATTAATCTTGCGTGGAATAAAACATTAAAGGGTAATATAAGCAGGGTAACTATCAAAGCAAGCGCAATTTGGCATCCAATCATTCAGATATGTAACAGTGTAACAGGAAAATCAAAATTTGATGAGGATAAAAAAGTTACTGTACGACATGATGGAATCGTGTTTTTATACACAGAGAAAATTTTCCATACATACTGCAAGATCAATATGGAGAAATATCCTTTTGATGCGCACATGTGTCATTTAGAAATTTGCATGGAAGAGAAGACAAGATCAGAAGCCGTGATTAGTAGCTGTACATACGACTTAGGGCCTCAAAATGAATTCCATGAATGGGAGTTTCTTTTCTCAAATTCTACAGAAAGTAAATTCACAGCTACCGCAGTAATTCGAGCGAAAAGAAAAATCACATTAGTAACAGTAACAAAAGTTATACCCGTAATAATGTTGACAATACTGATATTAGCTGTCTATTTATTGCCTGCTGAATCCGGAGAGAAAGTTTCATATGCAGTTACACTATTTCTCTCAAATATTGTTCTTCTTTCTGAAGCGTCTCAACTAATGTCTAATAATTCTCGAACTTTCTCTATATATCTAGTGTATCTCTTATTTCTGACAACCATCAGTGGGTTTTCATGTTTTGCCTCGATAATTTCTACCAATAAAgtcaaaataacaaaaatcagtCCTGAACCAAGCACTTCACAACGTAAAACATGTATCCGAGAAAGCCCAGATGAAGAAAATACACAAGGAAAATTTGCTGATGTTTTTAAACGTATGATTCGTGGtggaaaaaaatacatatttttctcaGTAACTATTATGTCTCTGCTACTCATAATAATTTTTGGCTTACtgatgtaa
- the LOC118766504 gene encoding acetylcholine receptor subunit alpha-like 2 — MKLITSVLLAVTVNAVSEKNILHSNLFENYTKTLLPFPDDEAIVKINVSLILLKIIELDIHKGLLASKIVLGLSWRDNNLMWNDKLNNISYINVDIEDIWYPHAYICNDMSGNFAVHKGGATIEYDGTVTFHMDGIFQTYCTIDMHKYPFDEHECYIKTCLRHQKYKEQTMQNFSFHNRHDSSSDSWDFKFVVGDVMENGIVSARVIIYANRKSMSETFTHFIFPALLTILNLGVYVLPAETGEKVSVAITIFLANVVYLTESAKSLGSKSRGVSRYLLYLLILTLISGFSTFVSIIVCKFYVNETAVHETSIPEKTSGSKNKVGIMDESVQDNVIIENTSRSKKRSYTYRKLDWVSFFVTLIFLLSYIVFAVV, encoded by the coding sequence ATGAAATTAATAACTTCGGTATTATTAGCGGTTACTGTTAACGCTGTTTCGGAGAAAAACATTTTACACTCAAACTTATTCGAAAATTACACGAAAACGCTTTTGCCTTTTCCTGATGATGAAGCTATAGTGAAAATAAATGTATCTCTTATTCTTTTGAAAATCATTGAATTAGATATCCACAAAGGTTTACTTGCAAGCAAAATTGTGCTTGGTTTATCATGGAGAGATAACAACTTGATGTGGAATGACAAACTGAATAATATAAGTTATATAAACGTAGACATAGAGGATATATGGTACCCGCACGCTTACATTTGTAACGATATGTCAGGTAATTTCGCTGTTCATAAAGGAGGAGCCACCATAGAATATGATGGAACCGTTACGTTTCATATGGACGGCATTTTCCAAACTTACTGCACAATTGATATGCATAAATATCCTTTCGATGAGCACGAATGTTATATAAAAACTTGTTTGCGCCATCAAAAGTATAAAGAACAAACTATGCAAAACTTTTCCTTTCACAATAGGCATGACTCGTCGTCAGATTCCTGGGATTTTAAGTTTGTTGTAGGAGACGTCATGGAAAATGGAATTGTATCGGCTAGGGTTATTATTTATGCAAATAGAAAATCGATGAGTGAAACATTCACCCATTTTATATTCCCAGCACTGCTGACAATATTGAACttgggtgtgtatgtattgcCTGCTGAGACGGGAGAAAAGGTATCAGTTGCAATTACTATTTTCCTTGCCAATGTCGTTTATTTAACAGAATCGGCCAAGTCGTTGGGTTCTAAATCTCGTGGAGTCTCAAGATATTTGTTATATCTCCTAATTCTGACACTTATCAGCGGCTTTTCTACCTTTGTCTCCATAATTGTGTGTAAATTTTATGTCAACGAGACCGCTGTGCACGAGACCTCAATCCCAGAAAAAACAAGTGGATCGAAAAATAAAGTTGGAATTATGGATGAGTCTGTTCAAGACAATGTAATCATAGAAAATACAAGTCGATCGAAGAAgcgttcatatacatataggaaGCTTGACTGGGTATCTTTTTTTGTAACTCTTATATTCTTGTTAAGCTACATAGTTTTCGCAGTTGTATAG
- the LOC115220601 gene encoding neuronal acetylcholine receptor subunit alpha-4-like produces the protein MVNLSKKSLTTTKIRILAKGLKFTPTPRRPNTNEIKDNIAESCIKLRLLIQKSKTTGAFKVTNQKEEEIIYLHTTAMKFIAILLLAVNVNAISEKSILRSMLLQNYTKTERPVHNDEDIVKIDVLLEMFKIIELDIQKGLLISKVVLGLSWKDIYLLWNATMKNITYISVNVDDIWYPTVSICNDMSGKFSLHEGEGATVKYDGSVSLHMDGIFQTHCTINMLKYPLDEHECNITACLGHQENIEKNMQSFSFNNLHNAAADQWEYKFAVGNITEKEIISASVTIFAKRKFMSETLTHFIFPIMLTILNLGVYLLPAESGEKVSVAITIFLANVVYLTETVKVLGTKSLVLSRYLLYLLILTLVSGFSTLISIIGCKMYVNQSSVRTNNIPEFRFKQTGSKNKIGTIDQPYDEKLNLQTTIHSKRHLYAYQKLDMVFLFGTVIFLLIYMIYVVLSL, from the exons ATGGTTAATTTATCTAAGAAATCTCTCACCACAACAAAAATCCGTATTTTAGCTAAAGGTTTAAAATTTACACCTACTCCACGTAGACCCAACACCAATGAAATTAAAGATAACATTGCAGAATCCTGTATAAAACTTCGATT GTTAATTCAGAAATCGAAAACTACTGGGGCCTTTAAAGTAACAAAccaaaaagaggaagaaataatTTACCTCCATACAACAGCAATGAAATTCATAGCTATCTTATTACTAGCGGTTAATGTAAACGCTATTTCTGAGAAAAGCATTCTGCGATCAATGTTGCTTCAAAATTACACGAAAACCGAGAGGCCTGTCCATAATGATGAAGACATAGTGAAAATAGATGTATTGcttgaaatgtttaaaataattgaattagATATTCAAAAAGGTTTACTTATCAGCAAAGTTGTGCTTGGTTTATCATGGAAAGATATCTACTTGCTGTGGAAtgcaacaatgaaaaatataacttACATAAGCGTAAATGTAGATGACATATGGTACCCCACTGTTTCCATATGTAACGATATGTCAGGCAAATTTTCTCTACATGAAGGAGAAGGGGCCACTGTAAAATATGATGGATCAGTGTCTTTACATATGGATGGAATTTTCCAAACTCACTGCACAATTAATATGCTTAAATATCCTTTAGATGAACATGAATGTAATATTACCGCCTGCTTGGGTCATCAGgagaatatagaaaaaaacatGCAAAGCTTTTCTTTTAACAACTTGCATAACGCGGCTGCAGATCAGTGGGAATATAAGTTTGCTGTAGGGAACATTACTGAAAAGGAAATCATATCGGCTAGTGTTACTATTTtcgcaaaaagaaaatttatgagTGAAACATTAACACACTTCATATTCCCAATAATGCTGACAATACTGAACTTAGGGGTGTATTTATTGCCTGCTGAATCGGGAGAGAAGGTTTCAGTTGCAATCACAATTTTCCTTGCCAATGTTGTCTATCTGACAGAAACGGTCAAAGTATTGGGCACGAAGTCCCTCGTGTTATCAAGGTACTTGTTATATCTCTTAATTCTGACACTTGTCAGCGGCTTTTCTACCCTTATCTCTATAATTGGGTGTAAAATGTATGTCAACCAGTCTTCAGTGAGAACTAATAACATACCAGAATTCAGATTTAAACAAACAGGGTCCAAGAATAAAATCGGAACAATTGACCAGCCTTATGATGAAAAATTAAACTTACAAACTACAATTCACTCTAAGAGACATCTGTATGCATATCAAAAGCTTGACATGGTCTTTTTGTTCGGCactgttatatttttgttaatcTATATGATTTATGTTGTATTATCTTTATAG